In Candidatus Omnitrophota bacterium, the sequence TCGCCCAAAAATGGCCGAAAGAAAAATGGGGTGGCTAACCGGGATCGAACCGGCAACCCCCAGAGCCACAGTCTAGTGCTCTAACCAATTGAGCTATAGCCACCATTAATCCGTCTGATTTGTTACTGGAACATTATCCTCTTTTTTAAAGGAATTTTCAAATGCTTTTTTCAGGCCGTTGCCGACACCGAATACAGTATCGATAAGAGACCTGGTCAATTCCCCCGCTGTGGTCATTGTACCTTTGACTATATTCCCAGGCACGGTAATGACCGATTCCGGCTTGAGCTGGCTGCCTTTGCGCGCCTGTTTGATCTTATCCTGAAGCGCAAGTTTTATTATCGGCGCCAAGCCCAATTCCGGGCTGTCCATCTTGGTCTTGAATTTAAAATCCAGGATAACCTTACCCTGGTTCAATGATTTAAATATATCCAGGACGACCTTGGTGATCTTTTCCGCCCTGTGCTGCGCTTCTTCCTCCTTGCGCGGCTTGAAATCTATCCTGGTCAGTTCCAGATGGCAATCTGCGATAACATCATTATTCAAACCCTGGATATCGCTGGTAAAATTAAGTTTCGCCTTGTCAATATGCGATTTATCCAGGTCCACCCAGCTGGAATAATAGGGATACAGATAAACGCCGTCTATATCTTCGACCTTCAAGCTGGCATCGACATTCTTCTTATACAGGTCGATCCAGCCCGCCAGGATGACCTTTCCTGTTTCAGCGATATTCTCCCAGGGGATATTGCCTTTAAATTCAAAAGAAGTAACCTGGGATCCGTTGACCGGAAGATTGATATTATCTATGCGGGCGTTTATATCCTTTATCGCGACTTTTATGCCCTGCTCACCTATATTCGGGTCAATAAAGTTTATACTGCTGTCCGTTATTATCACCCGTTTCAAAATGATCGGAGGTATTTTAACTGTTTCCTGCGTGGTTTCAACCGGGACAGGCGCAGGGGCAGCCGGAGCAGCATCAGCAACAGGCTCAATAACCTCAGCAGCGTTATCGGGATTCTCAACCTTGGGAATTTCTTTCAAAGGTTTTGCTATATCGATAACCGCGTGCCTGATCACCAACTGGGATAACTTAATATTGCCGCTTAACATATCAAAAACCCCGCCCGAAGCGATAATCTTATCAAATTTAGCGACGCCTTTAATCTCCAGGTCCTTTACTACCAGATCAAACGGCAGCCGGGTTTTAACACTACGGACAGTTATCTCCCGCTTAAGGAACTCCTGCAGTTTATCAACCAGTAAGGAACGCCCCTGGATATTGAGGTATATATGGACCCCATATACCAGACTGACAAATAGCAGGACTGCTGCGAGTAATATCCATGTAATAAGCTTCATATCGTTTCTTTCTGGATTTTGTCCCGCTACGTTAGCGCGAAAAAATCACAAATCCTGATTTTTCCGCACTCCGCGGGATTGTTTTGCTCACCCTGTAAACTCAGGCAAAACTACGCGCCTGGCAGGAGTCTAACCGTCGCTATCTGTTTACAGCAAATCGCTCCCCAAAGGGGCTTTGCCCCTATGGCGCTCACCGTTTATGCGGTTCGCTGTTACCCCCAAGAACGCGGGGGACATCACTTTTCCCCCGCACCCCTTTAGGTTCGATTACTTTACCACAATTTAGCGCGCCTGGCAGGAATCGAACCTGCTACCAGCTGCTTAGAAGGCAGCTGCTCTATCCAAGTGAGCTACAGGCGCGTTAATTTACTTATCACCGCCAGTCCACGTAGTGGGCAGGCGCACAATATTTTTTATCGGGGCGGTAGGACTTGAACCTACGACCTCTTGCTCCCAAAGCAAGCGCTCTAGCCAAACTGAGCCACGCCCCGTTATAAATCCGGATGTTACAAAGGTTTAATTATATCAACTCTGGTTTTGCTTCTCAATATATTTCTTGAGGACTGCCCGGACTTTTTCCAGGGCCTTAAAACGGTGGCTCATTTTATGTTTTATTACCGGACCGAGCTGAGCGAAGGTCTTCTTGTATTCAGGTATCCGGAAGATAGGGTCGTATCCAAAACCAAAATCGCCTTTGGGTGAATAATCTATCACACCGTTGCATCTTCCTTCTACTACCCTGATCAACCCGTTCTTGTCCGCCAAGGCTACCGCGCAGGCGTAATACGCCTTTCTTTCCCTCAACTTAAGCCCGTCCAGCAATCGCAAAAGTTTGGCGTTGTTATTTTCATCGCTTTTCGACCTGCCGGCAAAACGCGCGGAATGAACTCCCGGCTCCCCTCCGATAGCGTTAACGCAAAGCCCGGAATCCTCGCCCATAGTCAGCTTCCCGGTGAATCGGGCGATCTTAACCGCTTTTTTCACGGCATTTTCCCTAAAGGTCTTCCCGTTCTCCACTATCACCGGAGGCTTCTCACAATCAGCCAAAGAGATTATCCTGAGATCCAGCTTCCCGAGGATTTCCTTTATTTCTTCCAGCTTCTTGCGGTTTTTGGTCGCTACCATTAACTCTTGTTTCATAAAATGCCCTTAAGGATATCTTTCTGCATAGCGATAAGCTCAATTATACCGCCGGCAGCAAGATCGAGCATTCCGTCCATCTGTTTCCGGTCAAAGGTGCGGCGTTCGGCAGTGCTTTGTATCTCGATAAACTCCCCCTTAGAGGTCATTACCACGTTCATATCCACATCGGCTTTGGAATCTTCATCATACGCCAGGTCCAAAAGCAGTTCCCCTTTGAACATCCCCACGCTGGTAGCCGCCACAAAATCCT encodes:
- a CDS encoding DUF748 domain-containing protein, giving the protein MKLITWILLAAVLLFVSLVYGVHIYLNIQGRSLLVDKLQEFLKREITVRSVKTRLPFDLVVKDLEIKGVAKFDKIIASGGVFDMLSGNIKLSQLVIRHAVIDIAKPLKEIPKVENPDNAAEVIEPVADAAPAAPAPVPVETTQETVKIPPIILKRVIITDSSINFIDPNIGEQGIKVAIKDINARIDNINLPVNGSQVTSFEFKGNIPWENIAETGKVILAGWIDLYKKNVDASLKVEDIDGVYLYPYYSSWVDLDKSHIDKAKLNFTSDIQGLNNDVIADCHLELTRIDFKPRKEEEAQHRAEKITKVVLDIFKSLNQGKVILDFKFKTKMDSPELGLAPIIKLALQDKIKQARKGSQLKPESVITVPGNIVKGTMTTAGELTRSLIDTVFGVGNGLKKAFENSFKKEDNVPVTNQTD
- the rdgB gene encoding RdgB/HAM1 family non-canonical purine NTP pyrophosphatase, with product MVATKNRKKLEEIKEILGKLDLRIISLADCEKPPVIVENGKTFRENAVKKAVKIARFTGKLTMGEDSGLCVNAIGGEPGVHSARFAGRSKSDENNNAKLLRLLDGLKLRERKAYYACAVALADKNGLIRVVEGRCNGVIDYSPKGDFGFGYDPIFRIPEYKKTFAQLGPVIKHKMSHRFKALEKVRAVLKKYIEKQNQS